A region of the Chryseobacterium cucumeris genome:
CCAAACAGGATAAACTAATAAAGGGAGAATTTATCATCGATCCCAACCAAACCAATCACTTCATTTATAAAGAAAATATTCTTGGAATTTACCTGAACTATGAAAGAAAACTGACTGAAAAAATATCAGGAAAGATTGGTGCCCGCTACGAAATGACCAGAAGTACCGGAGATATTGTGGATAAAACAGGTTTTGAAAGAAATTACAACAACCTTCTGCCTTATCTGAATTTAAATTACGCCATCAATTCCGATCATAATCTGAGCTATACTTTCTCCAGCAGAATCAGAAGACCGAGATTCTGGGAACTGAATCCTTCAAGAACTTATTTTACTCCAACCAATTATACACAGAACAATCCATTTATACTGGCTTCCAAATATTATAATCAGGAGTTAAATTATATGTACAAAAATGCATTCTATGCCAATCTTAGTTTTAATATGGTGGAAGATGCAGCAGCTTCAGACCTGATTCCATTGCAGGGAACGGTAACAGCTCCTAAAAAAGATGCTGAGGGGAAAATCATCAAGGATATCAAAGGAAATCCAATTATGGAAACTACCCGATTCTTAAGATATATCAGAACCAATTATGGTAAAAACAGGGAAATTGCTCTTACTCTTGGAATGAACAAGTCCTGGTTCAAAGACATCTGGACAACCAATTATTCTGTCAATCTGGGATATGTTACCTACAAAGGCGGAGTATTTGAAGATCCTACTTCCATGCCGGTTCCGGGAGAAACTGAAGTAGTGGATCCTTATATCATTGATGTTAAAAACTATAATATGTCTGCAACCATCAATAATGTGATCAGACTGTCTTCTAAAAAAGACTGGTTCCTGGGAGTGAATTACTTCTTTGCCAGCCAGACTGCCATGGAAGGAGGTATGATCCGAGCAAGACAAAGCTTCGATTTCAGTCTGAAAAAAATTGCAGGAGACTGGACTATTGTAGCGGAAGTGAGTGACTTATTTAATCAAAGTTTCTACAGCATTAGAGGCGTACAGCCCGATGGAAAATTTAACAATATCACCAACTTCAATTATCCAAGGTTTATGAGCCTAGGGGTTACTTATAATTTCGGAAATCAGAAACTGAAAAAAGCAAGGGAAATGAAATCGGCTAATGATGCTGTAAAATCAAGAACCTAATCTATAACCACTTATTTCACTAAATCCACTCTTAAATAAAAACAACATGAAACGTATAATTTTGTCAATGGCAATTGTATTCGGTACCTGTGCATTTGCACAAGAGAAGAAATCTGATACGGCAAAAACAAAAAACATAGAAGGTGTTACCATCACAAAGCAGGTTTTCAAAAAGCAAAGTGACCGTTTTGTATACGATGTGGCAGCATCACCTGTTGCCAAAGGAAACACCACTTTTGACCTTTTAAAACAAACTCCTTTATTATCTTCTACAGATGATAAAACATTAAAAATAGCAGGAAAAAACAATGCTCTGATCTATATCAACGGAAGAAAAAGCAATATGGATTCTGAGTCACTGGCTCAGTTTCTGAAAAATACTCCGGCTGAAAATATCCAGAAAATTGAAGTGATTACTGTTCCCGGCAGCGAGTATCAGGTAGAATCTTCTGATGGAATCATCAATATCATTTTAAAGAAAAAAATGAGTGACGGTCTCAACGGAAACATGAGAATGTCTAACACAACCAATAAGTATAACGGAAGCCAGGCAAGTTTCTCAGCCAATTACAGAAAAGATAAACTGGGAGTAAGTGCCAGTCTTAGCGGCGGTGAAAATATCGAAGCACAAACCTATACCCTGAGAAACGGAACCTCAACAACTTCCAACGAGTCTACCGGGGATATTGACGATCCGAATAAAAACATAGGAGGTTATCTGAATATTGATTACCAGCTGAACGACAAAAGCAACCTTGCCTTATCATGGAATACATGGGCCAATAAAAGTTATAATTCAACGGTAGATTTATTCAATACCATAAAAAAAACGAATACGGAATATACATGGTCTAAAAACAGAGAGAATACACGATCTTATAACAATTCTGTGAATTTAAACTATGAATTAAAAACGGATTCTCTGGGTAGCAAACTGAATGTAAATGCAGCATACCTCAACTACAGAAGGTTCCAGTTTACGGATAACCAAACCTTTACCTCAGATATCAACCGAAATGTAGGAGCAAGAACAAAACAAGTTATTCAGGACCTTCCGCAGATCATTAATAATTTCTCCGGAATGGTGGATTATAATCAAAAGTTTAAAAATGATCTTACCGTTTCCGTCGGTGGAAATTATAACAAGACTAAAACAGATAACGATTCTAAAAACATCACTTATTCATTTAATCCCGTAACAGCTCCGGATTCAAGACCCAACCATTTTATCTATGATGAAAACATCTACGGAATGTATCTTACTGTTGAGAAAAAAATTTCCGACAAACTTTCAGGAAAAGTAGGTGCCAGATACGAGATCACCAACAGTCTTGGTACGTCTGACAACGCTCCCACAGAAGCCCTTAGAAGAATTGAGAGAAATTACAAAAACCTTCTTCCCTATCTCAGCCTGAATTATGCGATTAATGATAAAAACAATATTTCCTATTCCTTTTCAAGCAGAATGAGAAGGCCAAGTTTCTGGGAACTTAATCCGGTAAAAAATATTCTGACCGATGATAACTATACTCAGAACGATCCGTTTGTAAAGGCCTCTTCCAACTACAATCAGGAACTTACTTATATGTACAGAAATTCGTATTTCCTGATTTTAAACCATTCTTACATTCAGGACGTCATTACACAGGTTCCGCTTCAGGGATACCCGGTATCACCGGATGGTAAAATTGGTGATAATCCTGCATTGAGATACATCAGAACCAACTTTGGAAATAAGCAGGAAATGTCGGCCATGGTAGGTATTCAGAAGTCGTTTTTCAAACAGTACTGGACAACCAATTTCAATATTGGAGTGCAGCATAATATCAACAATGGAAGTCTTGATACTGATCCTACAACCGGGGATCGCTTCAAAGATCAAAAAGGGCCTAATGGAAACTTTATTACCTACACCAATAAAACCAATTCTACCAGTCTTCTGATCCAGACCAATAATACCATCCGTCTTGATAAAAAGAAAACATGGTTCTTCGGACTTAATTATTTCTTTGTTGACAAACAGCAGATTGAGCTTGGTTCACTGAAAAACTTAATGAGTCTGGATCTCAGTCTTAAAAAAATGTGGAACGACTGGACTTTTGCAGTGAATGTAAATGATGTACTGAATACCAATATTGTTAAAATTGAAGACTTTCAAGACAACGGAAATTATAATTATATCCACCAAAACCGTTACAACAGAAGTTTAATCGTAAGCCTTACCTACAATTTCGGAAACCAGAAAGTGAAAAAGGTAAGAGACATCGAAGGGGCATCAGATGCCATCAAAAGCAGAACAAGATAGAGAATTATCTTTCTTCATATTTAATTATTCTTACGGTATCCGCTGATTCTTTTCAGCGGATTTTTTATATTTAATCATTATGAAAAAAGATATAAAAATTATTTTGATATCCCTCAGCCTCCTTTTTCTATGGACAGCTTGCAAAGAAAAAAAGATAAAGCTTGGTAAAGATATCCACTTTGATAAGGAGGAAAATATTCACTATGGAAACAATCCAGAGCAGGTTATGGATCTTTATATTCCATCTGCACGAACGAATAAAGAAAAGGATGTTTTTATTATGATTCATGGTGGAGGCTGGAGGGCTGGAGATAAATCACAACTCACCTTTTTCACACTCTCTATGATGCAGAAATTTCCTGATCATATTTTCGTTAATATGAACTACAGACTTGCTTCAGCTACGAGCTTTGGACTTCCAAATCAAACTAATGATATTAAAAAGGTAATTGAATTATTAAAAAATAAACTAGGCTACCATCCCAATGTGATTTTATTAGGCAACAGCGCCGGAGGCCATTTATCGATGTTGTATGCCTACAAGTTTGATGCGGATAAAAAAGTAAAAGCTGTAATTAACATTGTTGGCCCGGCAGACCTCTCTGATCCGGGTTTCAAAAATTATCAGGAGTATTCTTTTGTGGAAAGCAGACTTGTGGATCCTGAAATAATTCAAACCGGAACATCAAAGATAGGTTTTGCCAGTCCTGTGAAATGGATAAAAAGCGATTCCCCTCCTACTTTATCTTACTATGGAAATTCGGACCGCGTAATTCCGTTTACACAAGAAAAAAGACTGGATTCAGCTTTGACAGCCAACCATGTTATCCGTGAATCTTATCAATTTAATGGTGGGCACCTGGATTGGGATAAACATCCAAATGACGAATTCTTTATCAATAAAATAGAAACATTTCTTAAGAAAGCAAACAAAAAATAACACGTCCTGAATCCTCAAAACGTGTTATATTTTATTTTTAAATTGATTTATTCAGATTTTGCAACAGCTGTTCTTTCCGAGACGCCATTGGCATTAAAAGCTTCAATCTGGAAATAATAGGCATCCGTTCGGTCTGCTCCGGTAAAGAAATACTCATTCTTTCCGTACACCATAATGCTTCCATACAATTTATCGGGAGTTTTTCCAAAATAAATTACATAGCCATCCGCTTCAGGATTCTGCTGCCACTTCATCCAGATACTTCTTCTTTCACCATACTTCTTTGGATCAGCTCTCAGAGGAACAAACCCTTCCACTTTAGCAGGCTGCTTTCCTGCTCCTTTTCCGAATACTCTGAAGCCGCTTAATGCAAATTTTCCTGTTGGCATTTTAAGGTTTTCCATTTTAAGGAAACGGGCTTTTGCAGGCTGTTCAAGTTCTACATAGTCGTGAGGTACGTCTTTTGTGTTTTTGCTTTTATCCACAATCACATTCCATTTTTTCCCGTCATTGGAGCCATAGATTTTATATTGATGCATTTTCCCCAACGTTTTTCCCATAAATTCTGCATCCTGATCCGCATAATTGATCTGAATGGCATTAATTGTCGAAACTTCACCCAGATCCGTCTCGAACCATTCCCCGGAATTTCCTGTCTTAGCACTCCAATACGTTTTGATATCTTCATCTACCGCATAGTTGGGCTGATATCCACCCAAAGTAGATGAAACCTGCACCGGTTTATTATAGTTCAACAGCATCCATCCGGCAAAAAGACCTTTTGAAAAATCTTTTCCCTGTGCATATTGGGGAAGATAAGTCGGATAATCGCCATAAGCCGTGTTACAGTACATCACATCATCTTTATCAAATCCTGCCGGCCAGATTCCCAGTCTTCTTTCAAAATTATTTTTAGTTGAAATAAAGATGGTCGAAACATGCCACCAGTTTTTGTAATTGTCTTCAAATGTCGCTCCGTGCCCTGCACCTCTTGCAAAACCGCCCGGTTTATAAGAGAACGGATTATGCTGCTGATATTCGAAGCCTTCCAGAGGATTTTTACTTACATACACTCCATCGGAATAGCCGCTGAATTCTGTTGCCGGAGCACCATACTGCATATAATATTTCCCGTTATGCTTCGTCATCCACGCTCCTTCTACAAAAGGCTGCAGAAAAACATTATCATTATATTCCCCAAACCTTTCCCAACCGTGGTCTTCAGGCTTTAGCTTAATAATCGGTTTTACGAAACCTTCGGACTGAAGGTTTTTTACTTTCACTTCTGTTCCCAGCAATGGCCATTCATTGCTTGAACCCCAGTACAGATATAATTTATTCTTATCTTCATCATAATGGAATGCAGGATCCCACGCTCCTACCTTCAGTGTATCCACAGCAATTTTCCAGTCGTCTTTGGTGGGATTAGTACTTTTCCAGATCGGGAAATCCTGTTCCCAGGTAGAGCCATACACATACAAAGTATCTTTCATTGCCCAGACTGCCGGGGCATTAAGATCATGGATGTATTTGTTATCTCTGAGGAATTTCCTTTTTACAAACTTCCAATCCAGCATATCATCACTGTACCAGTATCCTTCCTGATTGGTAGAAAAAAGGAAAAGTTTATTTTTAAAATTGACAATTACCGGATCTGCTGTAGCGCGGTGCTTTCCCTGTTTGGAAAAGGCTTCAAAAGGGGTATATCCGTAGTCGATATTGATAGGATTGCAGAATGTTTTCTGCTGGGCTCCAACAATAATTCCAATAAAAATTGTTAATGATAAAAAATATTGTCTCATTTTCAGATTTTAAACGTTCCGGACAAAGTTAACTAACTTTTTTGGGTTTTCTCCAAATAAAGCCGTCCAGAAGATAATGAGTGAGCTGCGGAACAACCAGTAAAGGAACCAGAAACTGAAAGAGATTTTCTGAGATCACCACATTCAGGGAAAAGTGCTCATTCCAGACAAGCGTTTCCCACAAAAATTCTTCGAGAAAGGCAAACAATAAAATGACTCCGACAAATAGGAATATTCCTGAAAAGGATTTAAAAATCTGCATCCGGTTCAGCTGATGATTTTCTTTTTGCTTTATTTCCCGGATATAGATCAATGCGATATAGGGAATACCGTGAGAAACCACATTCAGAAAAGTAAACAGAAGATCATTATTGAAGTAAACAATCCCGAAATACCAGGAAAGAAAAGTCCCGGTGATCAGTGCTGTTTTCGGAATGTTAATTTTTTTT
Encoded here:
- a CDS encoding outer membrane beta-barrel family protein, translating into MKTQILIAALFFGGLITAQQKKDSLKVNAIDAVNLKKQVFKKQGDRLVYDVASSSIAKGTNTFTLLKQTPMISSIDGKTLKILGKNDAIIYINNKKTNMDSEALIEMLKSTPSEDIQKIEVITVPGSEFQVESKEGVINIVMKKSKNNGYNGTLKMQNEQAYYNNPNAGASFNFRQGKWSGNSNFRTGSWTDRQRYTLSNGDPTFKNESFGFNDDPNKNFGGGFNVDYEINKKHSLGFSYNMRYNKSFNSVLDITNWQNGVLNNRTVNNEDAQTRNHSFNLNYEMKTDSLGSKLTSNVSYLWFNRDKVSFNESFPLTNDTINKYSALHQAVPQIINNYAANIDYLKKTAKGATWLMGISYNHTNTDNDTKQDKLIKGEFIIDPNQTNHFIYKENILGIYLNYERKLTEKISGKIGARYEMTRSTGDIVDKTGFERNYNNLLPYLNLNYAINSDHNLSYTFSSRIRRPRFWELNPSRTYFTPTNYTQNNPFILASKYYNQELNYMYKNAFYANLSFNMVEDAAASDLIPLQGTVTAPKKDAEGKIIKDIKGNPIMETTRFLRYIRTNYGKNREIALTLGMNKSWFKDIWTTNYSVNLGYVTYKGGVFEDPTSMPVPGETEVVDPYIIDVKNYNMSATINNVIRLSSKKDWFLGVNYFFASQTAMEGGMIRARQSFDFSLKKIAGDWTIVAEVSDLFNQSFYSIRGVQPDGKFNNITNFNYPRFMSLGVTYNFGNQKLKKAREMKSANDAVKSRT
- a CDS encoding alpha/beta hydrolase, translated to MKKDIKIILISLSLLFLWTACKEKKIKLGKDIHFDKEENIHYGNNPEQVMDLYIPSARTNKEKDVFIMIHGGGWRAGDKSQLTFFTLSMMQKFPDHIFVNMNYRLASATSFGLPNQTNDIKKVIELLKNKLGYHPNVILLGNSAGGHLSMLYAYKFDADKKVKAVINIVGPADLSDPGFKNYQEYSFVESRLVDPEIIQTGTSKIGFASPVKWIKSDSPPTLSYYGNSDRVIPFTQEKRLDSALTANHVIRESYQFNGGHLDWDKHPNDEFFINKIETFLKKANKK
- a CDS encoding discoidin domain-containing protein translates to MRQYFLSLTIFIGIIVGAQQKTFCNPINIDYGYTPFEAFSKQGKHRATADPVIVNFKNKLFLFSTNQEGYWYSDDMLDWKFVKRKFLRDNKYIHDLNAPAVWAMKDTLYVYGSTWEQDFPIWKSTNPTKDDWKIAVDTLKVGAWDPAFHYDEDKNKLYLYWGSSNEWPLLGTEVKVKNLQSEGFVKPIIKLKPEDHGWERFGEYNDNVFLQPFVEGAWMTKHNGKYYMQYGAPATEFSGYSDGVYVSKNPLEGFEYQQHNPFSYKPGGFARGAGHGATFEDNYKNWWHVSTIFISTKNNFERRLGIWPAGFDKDDVMYCNTAYGDYPTYLPQYAQGKDFSKGLFAGWMLLNYNKPVQVSSTLGGYQPNYAVDEDIKTYWSAKTGNSGEWFETDLGEVSTINAIQINYADQDAEFMGKTLGKMHQYKIYGSNDGKKWNVIVDKSKNTKDVPHDYVELEQPAKARFLKMENLKMPTGKFALSGFRVFGKGAGKQPAKVEGFVPLRADPKKYGERRSIWMKWQQNPEADGYVIYFGKTPDKLYGSIMVYGKNEYFFTGADRTDAYYFQIEAFNANGVSERTAVAKSE
- a CDS encoding TonB-dependent receptor domain-containing protein, which codes for MKRIILSMAIVFGTCAFAQEKKSDTAKTKNIEGVTITKQVFKKQSDRFVYDVAASPVAKGNTTFDLLKQTPLLSSTDDKTLKIAGKNNALIYINGRKSNMDSESLAQFLKNTPAENIQKIEVITVPGSEYQVESSDGIINIILKKKMSDGLNGNMRMSNTTNKYNGSQASFSANYRKDKLGVSASLSGGENIEAQTYTLRNGTSTTSNESTGDIDDPNKNIGGYLNIDYQLNDKSNLALSWNTWANKSYNSTVDLFNTIKKTNTEYTWSKNRENTRSYNNSVNLNYELKTDSLGSKLNVNAAYLNYRRFQFTDNQTFTSDINRNVGARTKQVIQDLPQIINNFSGMVDYNQKFKNDLTVSVGGNYNKTKTDNDSKNITYSFNPVTAPDSRPNHFIYDENIYGMYLTVEKKISDKLSGKVGARYEITNSLGTSDNAPTEALRRIERNYKNLLPYLSLNYAINDKNNISYSFSSRMRRPSFWELNPVKNILTDDNYTQNDPFVKASSNYNQELTYMYRNSYFLILNHSYIQDVITQVPLQGYPVSPDGKIGDNPALRYIRTNFGNKQEMSAMVGIQKSFFKQYWTTNFNIGVQHNINNGSLDTDPTTGDRFKDQKGPNGNFITYTNKTNSTSLLIQTNNTIRLDKKKTWFFGLNYFFVDKQQIELGSLKNLMSLDLSLKKMWNDWTFAVNVNDVLNTNIVKIEDFQDNGNYNYIHQNRYNRSLIVSLTYNFGNQKVKKVRDIEGASDAIKSRTR